The following coding sequences are from one Pseudonocardia sp. EC080619-01 window:
- a CDS encoding helix-turn-helix transcriptional regulator: protein MQREQLADFLRRRRESVRPAEVGVAAGPRRRTAGLRREEVAMLAGMSTDYVVRLEQGRSSRPSVQLLGALARALALTDDERDHLFHLAGHQPSPADGVARLARAGLVRMLGLLHDAAAMVISDLGEVLAQNRLSVLMAGDQTGFTGDRRHLAYRWFTEPATRASHPPEEQERHARLLVADLRAVTGRRAGDPEVEGLVDRLAAASPEFRTLWDEHEVAVRRADRKTLRHPRVGVLLMDCETLVTPDLGQQLLVLTPADDATRERLELLRVLGTQEFPTGVG from the coding sequence ATGCAACGCGAGCAGCTCGCCGACTTCCTGCGCCGCCGCCGCGAGTCGGTCCGGCCCGCCGAGGTCGGTGTCGCGGCAGGACCCCGGCGCCGCACCGCCGGCCTGCGCCGGGAGGAGGTCGCGATGCTCGCCGGGATGTCGACCGACTACGTCGTCCGCCTCGAGCAGGGGCGCAGCAGCCGGCCGTCGGTCCAGCTGCTCGGCGCGCTCGCCCGGGCACTCGCGCTGACCGACGACGAACGTGACCACCTCTTCCACCTGGCGGGACATCAGCCGTCACCCGCCGACGGGGTGGCCCGCCTGGCCCGTGCCGGGCTGGTCCGGATGCTCGGACTGCTCCACGACGCGGCGGCGATGGTGATCTCGGACCTGGGCGAGGTCCTCGCCCAGAACCGGTTGTCGGTGCTGATGGCGGGGGACCAGACCGGCTTCACCGGCGACCGTCGCCACCTCGCCTACCGCTGGTTCACCGAGCCCGCGACGCGGGCGAGCCACCCTCCGGAGGAGCAGGAGCGGCACGCCCGCCTGCTCGTCGCGGACCTGCGCGCCGTGACCGGCCGCCGGGCCGGTGACCCGGAGGTCGAGGGCCTCGTCGACCGTCTGGCGGCCGCGAGCCCCGAGTTCCGGACGCTGTGGGACGAGCACGAGGTCGCGGTCCGCCGTGCCGACCGCAAGACGCTCCGGCATCCCCGCGTGGGCGTGCTGCTGATGGACTGCGAGACGCTCGTGACCCCCGACCTGGGGCAGCAGCTGCTGGTCCTCACCCCCGCCGACGACGCGACGCGGGAGCGCCTCGAACTGCTCCGGGTGCTGGGCACCCAGGAGTTCCCGACGGGCGTCGGCTGA
- a CDS encoding SAM-dependent methyltransferase: MRDVPPTSPSIDQSVPSIARCYDFALGGKDNYDVDRSAVAAVEKLVPQGGALARVNRAWHIRATRFLATQTGVTQYLDLGAGLPTVENTHEVVQAIDESARVVYVDNDPSAVAYGRALLDDASTVRYVEGDLTRPADVLGDPTVSTHLDLSEPVALYQSATLHHQTDDVDLPGIMGAYVDALAPGSFVVLSHFWDPGGEDGAQVRRIRDIMLAQGLDGEHFRSLDEIRAMLPGLDILPGNPGDTDGLIPLLDWWPDGPATDGAVDPVLRCIVGAVGRKP, translated from the coding sequence ATGCGTGACGTGCCGCCGACCTCGCCGTCCATCGACCAGAGCGTGCCGAGCATCGCGCGGTGTTACGACTTCGCCCTCGGGGGCAAGGACAACTACGACGTCGACCGGTCCGCCGTGGCCGCGGTCGAGAAGCTCGTCCCGCAGGGCGGGGCGCTGGCCAGGGTGAACCGTGCCTGGCACATCCGGGCGACCCGGTTCCTGGCGACGCAGACCGGCGTCACGCAGTACCTCGACCTGGGCGCCGGCCTGCCCACCGTGGAGAACACCCACGAGGTCGTGCAGGCGATCGACGAGAGCGCGCGCGTGGTCTACGTCGACAACGACCCGTCGGCCGTCGCGTACGGGCGGGCACTGCTCGACGACGCCTCCACGGTCCGCTACGTCGAGGGCGACCTCACGCGGCCGGCGGACGTCCTCGGCGACCCGACGGTCAGCACCCACCTGGACCTGTCCGAGCCGGTCGCGCTCTACCAGAGCGCCACGCTGCACCACCAGACCGACGACGTCGACCTGCCCGGGATCATGGGCGCCTACGTCGACGCGCTCGCGCCGGGCTCGTTCGTCGTGCTGAGCCACTTCTGGGACCCGGGCGGCGAGGACGGGGCGCAGGTGCGCCGGATCCGGGACATCATGCTGGCCCAGGGGCTCGACGGGGAGCACTTCCGCAGCCTCGACGAGATCCGGGCCATGCTGCCGGGGCTCGACATCCTCCCCGGGAACCCGGGGGACACCGACGGGCTGATCCCGCTGCTGGACTGGTGGCCGGACGGGCCGGCCACCGACGGCGCCGTCGACCCGGTGCTGCGATGCATCGTCGGGGCGGTCGGGCGCAAGCCCTGA